TCATCCCTGACCAAATACCCTGCATTACACACAAACATGAAGAGTAATATCAAAACTAATATTACTATGACAATAAATTGCAGAACTTAtgtcaaaacaaaaaattgcaaaaccatgacacaaacaaacaattaaGGTTCATGATGTACATTTTAGATTAAGTTTTTCATACTATATCTCTATAGAGACATTTTTTCATATTGTCCCTCCAAAGAGACAGTACCAGAagcttataaaaaataacatggtGAGAATCTAAACTCAAAAATAACATAATGTGAAGAGAATGTAAGGATGGTAAATCACCACTACTCCAAAATTAAGAGTAAATCCCAAGATTATTCCTGCTGGTAATCCAAATACATAATAGCACCCAATGTTGATGTATGCTACAAGAGATTGCCAACCAGCTCCAACAGCAACACCTAATGAAGTTTTATCACGGAAAAAGTTATGAGATTTAGCACACACATATAACAACAGCATGTACTTTACAAATTTTATGCCTTAAAACTTGCATTAACTTGTGAAAAAAAGGATGTGTAATCCTTGATTGGATGATGAAATTTGAGAGTTTCATAGCTTGTGGGAGTGACTAACCAGATAGGACTGGTTGAAGGCTGTTTAGAATTGCAGTGACACCGAGCAAAGTAGCAAGCCTAGTTGTTTCATGGGCAACTGCAGAGCTGGTGGTAAACAAGTAGGGAAACAAATCCTTTGTTGATAGCACTACGACCATGACCACAAAACCTATGGCCACTGATGTCATTGAAACCACCCACACTGAAAACCTTGCAGCCTTGAAATCACCAGCACCAAGTTCATTTGATACTCTCACACTGTCCATCAATTAAAATAAGTCATTTAGAATGTTATTATTCACTCACTAGTCAGTAGAAAAGTCTAAAATAACATAAGTaaaaagttttttctttattagtgTTATCAACATACCTTATAGCAGCATTGAACCCAATTGCAATCATGGCATCCCAGCCATTAATGTTCATACTGCAAACATCAAAACAAGTATTTGTACTGGATTTTAATCTCTCAAGAAGCACTAAAAGCACTATGTTTTTATGTTGAAACAAAGGGTCTAAACATTTTTAAGCTATTGTATTTTCAACTTATGCAACACAAAGAGACTTTGGAGGATTAGAAAATTATTCACCAGATAGATATGGCATCAACAGGTATCAGAGGATTTTTCAAACGCCCTGTTATCACCACCAGTATCATCATATACCAGAACTCCAAGCTGCCACAATATTCATTTCAGAAGTTCAAGTTTTGCACCATACATAATCAACTTCAATGCAGAAAATTAAGCAGGCTAGTGAAAATACCATAGCATAACAGCTGAAGCAAGAGAAAGCTTGACAAAACCAAACAAGTCCACAAATGCTAGCCATGTGAATCCAGTCCATGCTCCATCTGACTTTGTGATGAGAATGTAGAGCAGTTGTGCAATCACAATCAACCACCATGATGTGTTAAGAGTGATAGCTGCTCCAATCAAACCCCACCCTAGCTTCAACATAAGAAGCCAGCTAAAAACTATGTGCAGCACCAAAACCCCCACTGATACCCATAATATGACTAGCACTTTCCCCTGTGCCTGCAAAAACTTTTGGATTGGAAAGTTTATA
This window of the Vigna angularis cultivar LongXiaoDou No.4 chromosome 7, ASM1680809v1, whole genome shotgun sequence genome carries:
- the LOC108320342 gene encoding protein DETOXIFICATION 33 isoform X1; the protein is MSMDTPLLQNTENPDTAEEKTLKFAVKSFAFESKKLWRLAGPAILTCICQYSLGALTQTFAGHVDDLALAAVSVENCVVAGLAFGVMMRMLGVYMQRSWVILFTTALLMLPIYIWSSPILVLLGETSQISHAAGKFALWMIPQLFAYAINFPIQKFLQAQGKVLVILWVSVGVLVLHIVFSWLLMLKLGWGLIGAAITLNTSWWLIVIAQLLYILITKSDGAWTGFTWLAFVDLFGFVKLSLASAVMLCLEFWYMMILVVITGRLKNPLIPVDAISICMNINGWDAMIAIGFNAAISVRVSNELGAGDFKAARFSVWVVSMTSVAIGFVVMVVVLSTKDLFPYLFTTSSAVAHETTRLATLLGVTAILNSLQPVLSGVAVGAGWQSLVAYINIGCYYVFGLPAGIILGFTLNFGVVGIWSGMIAGIVLQTIILIVITSITNWKKEAEEAEGRVRKWGGSIAYDQ
- the LOC108320342 gene encoding protein DETOXIFICATION 33 isoform X2, yielding MSMDTPLLQNTENPDTAEEKTLKFAVKSFAFESKKLWRLAGPAILTCICQYSLGALTQTFAGHVDDLALAAVSVENCVVAGLAFGVMLGMGSALETLCGQTFGAGQMRMLGVYMQRSWVILFTTALLMLPIYIWSSPILVLLGETSQISHAAGKFALWMIPQLFAYAINFPIQKFLQAQGKVLVILWVSVGVLVLHIVFSWLLMLKLGWGLIGAAITLNTSWWLIVIAQLLYILITKSDGAWTGFTWLAFVDLFGFVKLSLASAVMLCLEFWYMMILVVITGRLKNPLIPVDAISICMNINGWDAMIAIGFNAAISVRVSNELGAGDFKAARFSVWVVSMTSVAIGFVVMVVVLSTKDLFPYLFTTSSAVAHETTRLATLLGVTAILNSLQPVLSGVAVGAGWQSLVAYINIGCYYVFGLPAGIILGFTLNFGVVGIWSGMIAGIVLQTIILIVITSITNWKKEAEEAEGRVRKWGGSIAYDQ